One stretch of Ictalurus punctatus breed USDA103 chromosome 5, Coco_2.0, whole genome shotgun sequence DNA includes these proteins:
- the rimbp2b gene encoding RIMS-binding protein 2 isoform X2: MREAAERRQQLELEHEQALAVLSAKQQEIDLLQKAQVEAKKEHEGAVHLLENHLDSMQAKVRELEERCRAQSEQFNMLSKELERFRVQAGKLDLLGSGHLTGGDSPDSPSKTPSLCSLLNGLGKGSDGSLSKSVISEFIRPLQMSAGEKAELLSVKPSFLSRSTPSSPRRTCLSEVRPIFTAAMERELNLSPRAKPRYSTKVRLCVARYNYNPYDGPNEHPEAELPLVAGKYLYVYGTMDEDGFYEGELLDGQQGLVPSNFVDFIHEDDFTSSSKEPSYLNFTFNHSSSPASAVSTLNTLLSEKLEALSSCTGTGTSSSSGVSSMGMGIELGVMGSGLANEPLAPCGTSSGTAMLDMSVDEVGEDVVPYPRRLSLIKQLAKSLIVSWDSPLVPPGWGSISGYNVLVDQEVRASVPCSARTKFLVEKLNLSSRAHRISVQSVTERGLSDPLRCTLMVGKDVTVAPCQLRVDKVAQKSAELSWIPSDSNYSHTVFLDGAEYDVVKPGGYKYRFYNLKPMTVYKVRVVAKPHQIPWHLSLEQREKMEITVEFCTQPAGPPFPPQDVQVHCGTSPGVLQVRWKPPPLTSSNTSNGANVMGYVVCTKGQKIAEVMFPTAENVTVELNRIQCLEAREVVVRTISAQGESQDSNAASIPHNLLPAPSQSHPHPPPFPPNYPQSFPHPQPPPTPHTQPPPPPHPQPQIHPPPSSAQPFPKPKLLPSARDAHAKDPEADRRQCQPWEPHQRAPSPLPPPTARSHGLEPPAPPTHVTQRILPQPQGTPISNTVARAMARQAAQRHGANHKPERRNIFSERNNAPHSDEEDDVYDSPHARRRGASVDDFLRGSETSRHPHHHSHSEEYCTESSRGSDLSDIMEEDEEELYCEMQLEEGRRRSISSHNTLKILGNSSSMGRSDRPEQSSRRMSHGCPPPQRRPMMVPSIGGYRGRDRRSPDYFEEPEPDNLARIFVALFDYNPQSMSPNPDAAVEELPFKEGQIIKVFGEKDTDGFYRAEVSTGRRGLVPCNMISEIETEDSDMMDQLLQQGFLPLNTPVEKIANCDRFKDGRSLNRRFRKSKKERNRRSGRHPMSTHRMVALYDYDPRESSPNVDVEEELTFCAGDVITVFGEIDEDGFYYGELNGHRGLVPSNFLEEVPDDVEVFLSEPQDHPVRTKSKRVHPVSQH, encoded by the exons ATGCGCGAGGCTGCTGAGAGGCGGCAGCAGTTAGAGTTGGAACATGAACAGGCCCTGGCCGTCCTCAGTGCCAAGCAGCAGGAGATCGACCTTCTGCAGAAg GCTCAGGTTGAGGCAAAGAAGGAACATGAAGGCGCCGTCCATTTGTTAGAA AATCACTTGGACAGCATGCAG GCGAAGGTGAGGGAGTTGGAGGAGCGATGTCGGGCTCAGAGCGAGCAGTTTAACATGCTGTCGAAAGAGTTGGAGCGCTTCAGGGTACAGGCCGGGAAGTTGGACCTGCTCGGCTCCGGACATCTGACGGGAGGAGACTCGCCCGACTCACCCAGCAAAACACCTTCGCTTTGCTCGCTCCTCAACGGCCTGGGCAAGG GCAGTGACGGCTCCTTGAGCAAGTCTGTGATCTCGGAGTTCATTCGACCTCTGCAGATGAGCGCGGGAGAGAAGGCGGAGCTGCTTTCCGTCAAGCCCAGCTTCCTGTCCCGGAGCACGCCCTCCAGCCCCCGGCGAACCTGTCTCTCCGAGGTCCGACCGATCTTCACTGCTGCT atggagagagagctgAACCTGTCTCCTCGCGCCAAGCCCAGGTACTCGACGAAGGTCCGGCTGTGCGTCGCCCGCTACAA TTATAATCCGTACGATGGCCCTAATGAGCATCCTGAGGCTGAGCTCCCCCTGGTGGCCGGGAAGTACCTTTACGTTTACGGGACCATGGACGAAGACGGCTTCTACGAAG GGGAGCTGCTGGACGGCCAGCAGGGCCTCGTCCCTTCCAACTTCGTGGACTTCATCCATGAAGATGACTTCACCTCGTCCTCGAAAGAACCGTCCTACCTCAACTTCACCTTCAACCACAGCAGCAGCCCGGCGTCAGCAGTGAGCACGCTCAATACGCTGCTCTCGGAGAAACTGGAGGCCCTGAGTTCCTGCACCGGCACGGGGACGAGCAGCAGCAGCGGCGTTAGCAGCATGGGAATGGGCATCGAGCTGGGCGTCATGGGTTCTGGCTTGGCCAACGAGCCCCTGGCGCCGTGTGGCACGAGCTCGGGCACGGCCATGCTGGATATGAGCGTGGATGAAGTCGGAGAAGACGTAGTGCCTTACCCGCGGCGCCTGTCCCTCATCAAACAGCTTGCGAAGAGTCTGATCGTGAGCTGGGACTCTCCTCTGGTGCCACCCGGCTGGGGATCCATCAGCGGCTACAACGTGCTCGTGGACCAGGAAGTGCGTGCCAGCGTGCCGTGCAGTGCTCGCACCAAGTTTCTAGTGGAGAAGCTGAACCTGTCATCACGCGCCCACCGTATTTCGGTGCAGAGCGTGACGGAGCGCGGCCTCTCGGACCCACTGCGCTGCACGCTGATGGTCGGGAAGGACGTGACTGTGGCGCCGTGCCAGCTGCGTGTCGACAAGGTGGCGCAGAAGTCAGCCGAGCTCTCCTGGATACCCAGCGACAGCAACTACAGCCACACCGTCTTCCTCGACGGAGCCGAGTACGACGTGGTCAAACCGGGAGGGTACAAGTACCGCTTCTACAACCTCAAACCAATGACTGTGTACAAGGTGCGCGTGGTGGCAAAACCGCATCAGATTCCCTGGCACTTATCTTTAGAGCagagagagaagatggagaTCACGGTGGAATTTTGCACTCAGCCTGCTG GTCCTCCGTTCCCTCCGCAAGACGTCCAGGTGCATTGTGGGACATCGCCGGGGGTGCTGCAGGTGCGCTGGAAGCCCCCTCCTCTCACATCGAGCAACACCTCCAACGGCGCCAACGTCATGGGCTATGTGGTCTGTACCAAAGGTCAAAAG ATCGCGGAGGTGATGTTCCCCACGGCGGAAAACGTGACGGTAGAGCTGAATCGGATCCAGTGTCTGGAAGCACGCGAAGTCGTCGTACGCACCATCTCAGCTCAAGGCGAGTCACAAGACTCCAACGCTGCCTCGATCCCACACAACCTACTGCCTGCTCCGTCCCAGTCCCACCCTCACCCGCCCCCCTTTCCCCCAAACTACCCACAGAGCTTCCCCCACCCACAACCACCgccaacaccacacacacagccacctcctcctcctcaccctCAACCCCAAATCCACCCTCCGCCATCCTCCGCTCAGCCGTTCCCCAAACCCAAACTCCTCCCAAGTGCCCGAGATGCCCATGCCAAAGACCCGGAGGCAGACAGGAGGCAGTGCCAGCCCTGGGAGCCTCACCAACGAGCCCCGTCGCCTCTTCCACCCCCGACCGCCAGAAGTCACGGCCTGGAGCCACCAGCACCACCAACGCATGTGACCCAGAGGATCCTGCCCCAGCCTCAGGGAACGCCAATCTCCAACACGGTGGCACGTGCCATGGCGAGGCAGGCAGCCCAGAGACACGGCGCCAATCATAAG ccgGAGAGAAGGAACATCTTCAGTGAGAGGAACAATGCTCCTCACTCCGACGAGGAGGACGATGTTTACGACTCGCCCCACGCCAGGCGGAGAGGAGCCTCGGTGGACGACTTTCTCAGGGGCTCCGAAACGAGCAGACAT cccCACCACCACTCCCACAGCGAGGAGTACTGCACGGAGAGCAGCCGAGGTTCGGATCTGTCCGACATCatggaggaggacgaggaggagctCTACTGCGAGATGCAGCTGGAGGAAGGCCGGCGGCGGAGCATCAGCTCGCACAACACGCTCAAG ATTTTAGGGAACTCTTCCTCCATGGGACGCTCGGATCGACCGGAGCAGTCCAGCCGTCGGATGAGTCACGGATGTCCTCCCCCTCAGAGAAGGCCCATGATGGTTCCTTCCATCG gcGGTTACAGAGGACGGGATAGACGCTCGCCGGACTACTTCGAGGAGCCGGAGCCGGACAACCTGGCGAGGATTTTTGTAGCTCTGTTTGACTACAACCCCCAGTCCATGTCCCCGAACCCTGACGCCGCAGTAGAGGAGCTTCCCTTCAAAGAGGGCCAGATCATAAAG GTGTTCGGAGAGAAGGACACGGACGGGTTCTACAGAGCGGAGGTGTCTACAGGCCGGAGAGGTCTCGTCCCCTGCAACATGATATCCGAGATCGAGACGGAGGACAGCGATATGATGGACCAGCTTCTTCAGCAGGGCTTCCTACCGCTGAACACACCGGTCGAAAAAATAG CAAACTGCGATCGGTTCAAAGATGGCCGCTCGCTAAATCGCAGGTTTCGGAAATCCAAGAAAG AGCGGAACAGGAGGAGTGGACGGCACCCGATGTCCACGCACCGGATGGTGGCTCTGTACGACTACGACCCCAGGGAGAGCTCGCCAAACGTAGATGTAGAG GAAGAGCTGACCTTCTGTGCCGGAGATGTGATAACGGTGTTTGGGGAAATCGATGAAGACGGGTTTTATTAC GGCGAACTGAACGGGCACAGAGGTCTGGTGCCCTCCAACTTTCTGGAAGAAGTGCCTGACGACGTGGAGGTTTTCCTCAGCGAGCCACAGGATCACCCAGTCAGGACCAAGAGCAAAAGGGTACACCCCGTTTCACAGCACTAG
- the rimbp2b gene encoding RIMS-binding protein 2 isoform X6 yields the protein MREAAERRQQLELEHEQALAVLSAKQQEIDLLQKAKVRELEERCRAQSEQFNMLSKELERFRVQAGKLDLLGSGHLTGGDSPDSPSKTPSLCSLLNGLGKGSDGSLSKSVISEFIRPLQMSAGEKAELLSVKPSFLSRSTPSSPRRTCLSEVRPIFTAAMERELNLSPRAKPRYSTKVRLCVARYNYNPYDGPNEHPEAELPLVAGKYLYVYGTMDEDGFYEGELLDGQQGLVPSNFVDFIHEDDFTSSSKEPSYLNFTFNHSSSPASAVSTLNTLLSEKLEALSSCTGTGTSSSSGVSSMGMGIELGVMGSGLANEPLAPCGTSSGTAMLDMSVDEVGEDVVPYPRRLSLIKQLAKSLIVSWDSPLVPPGWGSISGYNVLVDQEVRASVPCSARTKFLVEKLNLSSRAHRISVQSVTERGLSDPLRCTLMVGKDVTVAPCQLRVDKVAQKSAELSWIPSDSNYSHTVFLDGAEYDVVKPGGYKYRFYNLKPMTVYKVRVVAKPHQIPWHLSLEQREKMEITVEFCTQPAGPPFPPQDVQVHCGTSPGVLQVRWKPPPLTSSNTSNGANVMGYVVCTKGQKIAEVMFPTAENVTVELNRIQCLEAREVVVRTISAQGESQDSNAASIPHNLLPAPSQSHPHPPPFPPNYPQSFPHPQPPPTPHTQPPPPPHPQPQIHPPPSSAQPFPKPKLLPSARDAHAKDPEADRRQCQPWEPHQRAPSPLPPPTARSHGLEPPAPPTHVTQRILPQPQGTPISNTVARAMARQAAQRHGANHKPERRNIFSERNNAPHSDEEDDVYDSPHARRRGASVDDFLRGSETSRHPHHHSHSEEYCTESSRGSDLSDIMEEDEEELYCEMQLEEGRRRSISSHNTLKILGNSSSMGRSDRPEQSSRRMSHGCPPPQRRPMMVPSIGGYRGRDRRSPDYFEEPEPDNLARIFVALFDYNPQSMSPNPDAAVEELPFKEGQIIKVFGEKDTDGFYRAEVSTGRRGLVPCNMISEIETEDSDMMDQLLQQGFLPLNTPVEKIERNRRSGRHPMSTHRMVALYDYDPRESSPNVDVEEELTFCAGDVITVFGEIDEDGFYYGELNGHRGLVPSNFLEEVPDDVEVFLSEPQDHPVRTKSKRVHPVSQH from the exons ATGCGCGAGGCTGCTGAGAGGCGGCAGCAGTTAGAGTTGGAACATGAACAGGCCCTGGCCGTCCTCAGTGCCAAGCAGCAGGAGATCGACCTTCTGCAGAAg GCGAAGGTGAGGGAGTTGGAGGAGCGATGTCGGGCTCAGAGCGAGCAGTTTAACATGCTGTCGAAAGAGTTGGAGCGCTTCAGGGTACAGGCCGGGAAGTTGGACCTGCTCGGCTCCGGACATCTGACGGGAGGAGACTCGCCCGACTCACCCAGCAAAACACCTTCGCTTTGCTCGCTCCTCAACGGCCTGGGCAAGG GCAGTGACGGCTCCTTGAGCAAGTCTGTGATCTCGGAGTTCATTCGACCTCTGCAGATGAGCGCGGGAGAGAAGGCGGAGCTGCTTTCCGTCAAGCCCAGCTTCCTGTCCCGGAGCACGCCCTCCAGCCCCCGGCGAACCTGTCTCTCCGAGGTCCGACCGATCTTCACTGCTGCT atggagagagagctgAACCTGTCTCCTCGCGCCAAGCCCAGGTACTCGACGAAGGTCCGGCTGTGCGTCGCCCGCTACAA TTATAATCCGTACGATGGCCCTAATGAGCATCCTGAGGCTGAGCTCCCCCTGGTGGCCGGGAAGTACCTTTACGTTTACGGGACCATGGACGAAGACGGCTTCTACGAAG GGGAGCTGCTGGACGGCCAGCAGGGCCTCGTCCCTTCCAACTTCGTGGACTTCATCCATGAAGATGACTTCACCTCGTCCTCGAAAGAACCGTCCTACCTCAACTTCACCTTCAACCACAGCAGCAGCCCGGCGTCAGCAGTGAGCACGCTCAATACGCTGCTCTCGGAGAAACTGGAGGCCCTGAGTTCCTGCACCGGCACGGGGACGAGCAGCAGCAGCGGCGTTAGCAGCATGGGAATGGGCATCGAGCTGGGCGTCATGGGTTCTGGCTTGGCCAACGAGCCCCTGGCGCCGTGTGGCACGAGCTCGGGCACGGCCATGCTGGATATGAGCGTGGATGAAGTCGGAGAAGACGTAGTGCCTTACCCGCGGCGCCTGTCCCTCATCAAACAGCTTGCGAAGAGTCTGATCGTGAGCTGGGACTCTCCTCTGGTGCCACCCGGCTGGGGATCCATCAGCGGCTACAACGTGCTCGTGGACCAGGAAGTGCGTGCCAGCGTGCCGTGCAGTGCTCGCACCAAGTTTCTAGTGGAGAAGCTGAACCTGTCATCACGCGCCCACCGTATTTCGGTGCAGAGCGTGACGGAGCGCGGCCTCTCGGACCCACTGCGCTGCACGCTGATGGTCGGGAAGGACGTGACTGTGGCGCCGTGCCAGCTGCGTGTCGACAAGGTGGCGCAGAAGTCAGCCGAGCTCTCCTGGATACCCAGCGACAGCAACTACAGCCACACCGTCTTCCTCGACGGAGCCGAGTACGACGTGGTCAAACCGGGAGGGTACAAGTACCGCTTCTACAACCTCAAACCAATGACTGTGTACAAGGTGCGCGTGGTGGCAAAACCGCATCAGATTCCCTGGCACTTATCTTTAGAGCagagagagaagatggagaTCACGGTGGAATTTTGCACTCAGCCTGCTG GTCCTCCGTTCCCTCCGCAAGACGTCCAGGTGCATTGTGGGACATCGCCGGGGGTGCTGCAGGTGCGCTGGAAGCCCCCTCCTCTCACATCGAGCAACACCTCCAACGGCGCCAACGTCATGGGCTATGTGGTCTGTACCAAAGGTCAAAAG ATCGCGGAGGTGATGTTCCCCACGGCGGAAAACGTGACGGTAGAGCTGAATCGGATCCAGTGTCTGGAAGCACGCGAAGTCGTCGTACGCACCATCTCAGCTCAAGGCGAGTCACAAGACTCCAACGCTGCCTCGATCCCACACAACCTACTGCCTGCTCCGTCCCAGTCCCACCCTCACCCGCCCCCCTTTCCCCCAAACTACCCACAGAGCTTCCCCCACCCACAACCACCgccaacaccacacacacagccacctcctcctcctcaccctCAACCCCAAATCCACCCTCCGCCATCCTCCGCTCAGCCGTTCCCCAAACCCAAACTCCTCCCAAGTGCCCGAGATGCCCATGCCAAAGACCCGGAGGCAGACAGGAGGCAGTGCCAGCCCTGGGAGCCTCACCAACGAGCCCCGTCGCCTCTTCCACCCCCGACCGCCAGAAGTCACGGCCTGGAGCCACCAGCACCACCAACGCATGTGACCCAGAGGATCCTGCCCCAGCCTCAGGGAACGCCAATCTCCAACACGGTGGCACGTGCCATGGCGAGGCAGGCAGCCCAGAGACACGGCGCCAATCATAAG ccgGAGAGAAGGAACATCTTCAGTGAGAGGAACAATGCTCCTCACTCCGACGAGGAGGACGATGTTTACGACTCGCCCCACGCCAGGCGGAGAGGAGCCTCGGTGGACGACTTTCTCAGGGGCTCCGAAACGAGCAGACAT cccCACCACCACTCCCACAGCGAGGAGTACTGCACGGAGAGCAGCCGAGGTTCGGATCTGTCCGACATCatggaggaggacgaggaggagctCTACTGCGAGATGCAGCTGGAGGAAGGCCGGCGGCGGAGCATCAGCTCGCACAACACGCTCAAG ATTTTAGGGAACTCTTCCTCCATGGGACGCTCGGATCGACCGGAGCAGTCCAGCCGTCGGATGAGTCACGGATGTCCTCCCCCTCAGAGAAGGCCCATGATGGTTCCTTCCATCG gcGGTTACAGAGGACGGGATAGACGCTCGCCGGACTACTTCGAGGAGCCGGAGCCGGACAACCTGGCGAGGATTTTTGTAGCTCTGTTTGACTACAACCCCCAGTCCATGTCCCCGAACCCTGACGCCGCAGTAGAGGAGCTTCCCTTCAAAGAGGGCCAGATCATAAAG GTGTTCGGAGAGAAGGACACGGACGGGTTCTACAGAGCGGAGGTGTCTACAGGCCGGAGAGGTCTCGTCCCCTGCAACATGATATCCGAGATCGAGACGGAGGACAGCGATATGATGGACCAGCTTCTTCAGCAGGGCTTCCTACCGCTGAACACACCGGTCGAAAAAATAG AGCGGAACAGGAGGAGTGGACGGCACCCGATGTCCACGCACCGGATGGTGGCTCTGTACGACTACGACCCCAGGGAGAGCTCGCCAAACGTAGATGTAGAG GAAGAGCTGACCTTCTGTGCCGGAGATGTGATAACGGTGTTTGGGGAAATCGATGAAGACGGGTTTTATTAC GGCGAACTGAACGGGCACAGAGGTCTGGTGCCCTCCAACTTTCTGGAAGAAGTGCCTGACGACGTGGAGGTTTTCCTCAGCGAGCCACAGGATCACCCAGTCAGGACCAAGAGCAAAAGGGTACACCCCGTTTCACAGCACTAG
- the rimbp2b gene encoding RIMS-binding protein 2 isoform X5, translated as MREAAERRQQLELEHEQALAVLSAKQQEIDLLQKAQVEAKKEHEGAVHLLEAKVRELEERCRAQSEQFNMLSKELERFRVQAGKLDLLGSGHLTGGDSPDSPSKTPSLCSLLNGLGKGSDGSLSKSVISEFIRPLQMSAGEKAELLSVKPSFLSRSTPSSPRRTCLSEVRPIFTAAMERELNLSPRAKPRYSTKVRLCVARYNYNPYDGPNEHPEAELPLVAGKYLYVYGTMDEDGFYEGELLDGQQGLVPSNFVDFIHEDDFTSSSKEPSYLNFTFNHSSSPASAVSTLNTLLSEKLEALSSCTGTGTSSSSGVSSMGMGIELGVMGSGLANEPLAPCGTSSGTAMLDMSVDEVGEDVVPYPRRLSLIKQLAKSLIVSWDSPLVPPGWGSISGYNVLVDQEVRASVPCSARTKFLVEKLNLSSRAHRISVQSVTERGLSDPLRCTLMVGKDVTVAPCQLRVDKVAQKSAELSWIPSDSNYSHTVFLDGAEYDVVKPGGYKYRFYNLKPMTVYKVRVVAKPHQIPWHLSLEQREKMEITVEFCTQPAGPPFPPQDVQVHCGTSPGVLQVRWKPPPLTSSNTSNGANVMGYVVCTKGQKIAEVMFPTAENVTVELNRIQCLEAREVVVRTISAQGESQDSNAASIPHNLLPAPSQSHPHPPPFPPNYPQSFPHPQPPPTPHTQPPPPPHPQPQIHPPPSSAQPFPKPKLLPSARDAHAKDPEADRRQCQPWEPHQRAPSPLPPPTARSHGLEPPAPPTHVTQRILPQPQGTPISNTVARAMARQAAQRHGANHKPERRNIFSERNNAPHSDEEDDVYDSPHARRRGASVDDFLRGSETSRHPHHHSHSEEYCTESSRGSDLSDIMEEDEEELYCEMQLEEGRRRSISSHNTLKILGNSSSMGRSDRPEQSSRRMSHGCPPPQRRPMMVPSIGGYRGRDRRSPDYFEEPEPDNLARIFVALFDYNPQSMSPNPDAAVEELPFKEGQIIKVFGEKDTDGFYRAEVSTGRRGLVPCNMISEIETEDSDMMDQLLQQGFLPLNTPVEKIERNRRSGRHPMSTHRMVALYDYDPRESSPNVDVEEELTFCAGDVITVFGEIDEDGFYYGELNGHRGLVPSNFLEEVPDDVEVFLSEPQDHPVRTKSKRVHPVSQH; from the exons ATGCGCGAGGCTGCTGAGAGGCGGCAGCAGTTAGAGTTGGAACATGAACAGGCCCTGGCCGTCCTCAGTGCCAAGCAGCAGGAGATCGACCTTCTGCAGAAg GCTCAGGTTGAGGCAAAGAAGGAACATGAAGGCGCCGTCCATTTGTTAGAA GCGAAGGTGAGGGAGTTGGAGGAGCGATGTCGGGCTCAGAGCGAGCAGTTTAACATGCTGTCGAAAGAGTTGGAGCGCTTCAGGGTACAGGCCGGGAAGTTGGACCTGCTCGGCTCCGGACATCTGACGGGAGGAGACTCGCCCGACTCACCCAGCAAAACACCTTCGCTTTGCTCGCTCCTCAACGGCCTGGGCAAGG GCAGTGACGGCTCCTTGAGCAAGTCTGTGATCTCGGAGTTCATTCGACCTCTGCAGATGAGCGCGGGAGAGAAGGCGGAGCTGCTTTCCGTCAAGCCCAGCTTCCTGTCCCGGAGCACGCCCTCCAGCCCCCGGCGAACCTGTCTCTCCGAGGTCCGACCGATCTTCACTGCTGCT atggagagagagctgAACCTGTCTCCTCGCGCCAAGCCCAGGTACTCGACGAAGGTCCGGCTGTGCGTCGCCCGCTACAA TTATAATCCGTACGATGGCCCTAATGAGCATCCTGAGGCTGAGCTCCCCCTGGTGGCCGGGAAGTACCTTTACGTTTACGGGACCATGGACGAAGACGGCTTCTACGAAG GGGAGCTGCTGGACGGCCAGCAGGGCCTCGTCCCTTCCAACTTCGTGGACTTCATCCATGAAGATGACTTCACCTCGTCCTCGAAAGAACCGTCCTACCTCAACTTCACCTTCAACCACAGCAGCAGCCCGGCGTCAGCAGTGAGCACGCTCAATACGCTGCTCTCGGAGAAACTGGAGGCCCTGAGTTCCTGCACCGGCACGGGGACGAGCAGCAGCAGCGGCGTTAGCAGCATGGGAATGGGCATCGAGCTGGGCGTCATGGGTTCTGGCTTGGCCAACGAGCCCCTGGCGCCGTGTGGCACGAGCTCGGGCACGGCCATGCTGGATATGAGCGTGGATGAAGTCGGAGAAGACGTAGTGCCTTACCCGCGGCGCCTGTCCCTCATCAAACAGCTTGCGAAGAGTCTGATCGTGAGCTGGGACTCTCCTCTGGTGCCACCCGGCTGGGGATCCATCAGCGGCTACAACGTGCTCGTGGACCAGGAAGTGCGTGCCAGCGTGCCGTGCAGTGCTCGCACCAAGTTTCTAGTGGAGAAGCTGAACCTGTCATCACGCGCCCACCGTATTTCGGTGCAGAGCGTGACGGAGCGCGGCCTCTCGGACCCACTGCGCTGCACGCTGATGGTCGGGAAGGACGTGACTGTGGCGCCGTGCCAGCTGCGTGTCGACAAGGTGGCGCAGAAGTCAGCCGAGCTCTCCTGGATACCCAGCGACAGCAACTACAGCCACACCGTCTTCCTCGACGGAGCCGAGTACGACGTGGTCAAACCGGGAGGGTACAAGTACCGCTTCTACAACCTCAAACCAATGACTGTGTACAAGGTGCGCGTGGTGGCAAAACCGCATCAGATTCCCTGGCACTTATCTTTAGAGCagagagagaagatggagaTCACGGTGGAATTTTGCACTCAGCCTGCTG GTCCTCCGTTCCCTCCGCAAGACGTCCAGGTGCATTGTGGGACATCGCCGGGGGTGCTGCAGGTGCGCTGGAAGCCCCCTCCTCTCACATCGAGCAACACCTCCAACGGCGCCAACGTCATGGGCTATGTGGTCTGTACCAAAGGTCAAAAG ATCGCGGAGGTGATGTTCCCCACGGCGGAAAACGTGACGGTAGAGCTGAATCGGATCCAGTGTCTGGAAGCACGCGAAGTCGTCGTACGCACCATCTCAGCTCAAGGCGAGTCACAAGACTCCAACGCTGCCTCGATCCCACACAACCTACTGCCTGCTCCGTCCCAGTCCCACCCTCACCCGCCCCCCTTTCCCCCAAACTACCCACAGAGCTTCCCCCACCCACAACCACCgccaacaccacacacacagccacctcctcctcctcaccctCAACCCCAAATCCACCCTCCGCCATCCTCCGCTCAGCCGTTCCCCAAACCCAAACTCCTCCCAAGTGCCCGAGATGCCCATGCCAAAGACCCGGAGGCAGACAGGAGGCAGTGCCAGCCCTGGGAGCCTCACCAACGAGCCCCGTCGCCTCTTCCACCCCCGACCGCCAGAAGTCACGGCCTGGAGCCACCAGCACCACCAACGCATGTGACCCAGAGGATCCTGCCCCAGCCTCAGGGAACGCCAATCTCCAACACGGTGGCACGTGCCATGGCGAGGCAGGCAGCCCAGAGACACGGCGCCAATCATAAG ccgGAGAGAAGGAACATCTTCAGTGAGAGGAACAATGCTCCTCACTCCGACGAGGAGGACGATGTTTACGACTCGCCCCACGCCAGGCGGAGAGGAGCCTCGGTGGACGACTTTCTCAGGGGCTCCGAAACGAGCAGACAT cccCACCACCACTCCCACAGCGAGGAGTACTGCACGGAGAGCAGCCGAGGTTCGGATCTGTCCGACATCatggaggaggacgaggaggagctCTACTGCGAGATGCAGCTGGAGGAAGGCCGGCGGCGGAGCATCAGCTCGCACAACACGCTCAAG ATTTTAGGGAACTCTTCCTCCATGGGACGCTCGGATCGACCGGAGCAGTCCAGCCGTCGGATGAGTCACGGATGTCCTCCCCCTCAGAGAAGGCCCATGATGGTTCCTTCCATCG gcGGTTACAGAGGACGGGATAGACGCTCGCCGGACTACTTCGAGGAGCCGGAGCCGGACAACCTGGCGAGGATTTTTGTAGCTCTGTTTGACTACAACCCCCAGTCCATGTCCCCGAACCCTGACGCCGCAGTAGAGGAGCTTCCCTTCAAAGAGGGCCAGATCATAAAG GTGTTCGGAGAGAAGGACACGGACGGGTTCTACAGAGCGGAGGTGTCTACAGGCCGGAGAGGTCTCGTCCCCTGCAACATGATATCCGAGATCGAGACGGAGGACAGCGATATGATGGACCAGCTTCTTCAGCAGGGCTTCCTACCGCTGAACACACCGGTCGAAAAAATAG AGCGGAACAGGAGGAGTGGACGGCACCCGATGTCCACGCACCGGATGGTGGCTCTGTACGACTACGACCCCAGGGAGAGCTCGCCAAACGTAGATGTAGAG GAAGAGCTGACCTTCTGTGCCGGAGATGTGATAACGGTGTTTGGGGAAATCGATGAAGACGGGTTTTATTAC GGCGAACTGAACGGGCACAGAGGTCTGGTGCCCTCCAACTTTCTGGAAGAAGTGCCTGACGACGTGGAGGTTTTCCTCAGCGAGCCACAGGATCACCCAGTCAGGACCAAGAGCAAAAGGGTACACCCCGTTTCACAGCACTAG